A window of Candidatus Poribacteria bacterium genomic DNA:
TGACTGCAATAATGGATGTCTTTTCAGTGATCGTTGACGAAGCTGCGGGTAGACTCGTTGCACAAGTGACGACAGCCGTGCCGCTAACGTCGGAGCAAGCGGAACGCCTTACAGAGCAACTCAGCGCGTACTCGGGAAAACAGGTGCGATTGGAAACTACAACCGATGCACAAATCCAAGGCGGATTCATTGTGCAATTAGATGATACAGTTTTTGATGCAAGTGTCGCAACACAACTCCAACGCTTACGACAACAACTCGCAAAAGGGTAATAGTTATTAGTTGTCAGTTCGGTTGCTACGCAACTTTTCAGTGGTCAGTTAACCCCTTGTGGTTGTCAGTTTTCTTGTGGAATCCACAACATATCTGAATGCCACAAAAAATTAACTGATAACCGATAACTACTCCTCACAGAGGACCGAAATATGGCAAGAGAAGTCCGACCAGACGAAATATCAAATATCCTTAAACAACAACTACAACAGTTTGAACAGGACGTGGATGTCTATGATTCCGGCACTGTGCTGGAGGTAGGCGATGGTATCGCGCGGGTGCATGGACTTGCCAATGCTATGGCAAGTGAAATGATTGAATTCCCTAACGATATTTACGGTATCGCTTTTAACCTTGAAGAAGATAACGTCGGTTGCGTCCTGTTCGGCGAAGACCAACTCATACACGAAGGCGACACCGCCAAACGGACAGGACGACTCGCCGAAGTCCCGGTTGGTGAGGCACTCCTTGGGCGGATCGTCGATGCACTCGGTCAACCTATCGATGGTTTGGGCGATATTGAGACAGAACATCGACTGCCGGTTGAACAGAAAGGTTTGGGCATTGTCCAACGGCAACCGGTTAGCGAACCGCTTTACACAGGTTTAAAAGCCATTGACAGTTTGACACCAATAGGGAGAGGTCAACGGGAACTGATTATTGGTGACCGGCGAACCGGTAAAACCGCGATCGCTATAGATGCTATTCTGAGTCAGAGGAACACGGATGTTTACTGCATTTATGTCGCTATCGGTCAAAAAGGATCTACGCTGGCACAAGTTGCCAATACCCTTCGCGAGCATAACGCGATGGAGTATACGACTATCGTCTCTGCACCTGCAAGTGATCCATCCCCGCTTCAGTACCTTGCGCCTTACTCAGGCACTTCAATGGGTGAATACTTCAGAGACAACGGCAAACATGCCCTCATTATCTACGATGACCTGACGAAACACGCCTGGGCTTATCGTCAGATGTCCCTGCTTTCAAGAAGGCCTCCGGGCAGAGAAGCCTATCCGGGTGATGTCTTTTACCTCCATTCACGCCTCTTAGAACGCGCCGCAAAACTGAGCGACGAACTGGGTGGCGGTTCCCTCACGGCTCTACCGATTATTGAAATCTTTGAAGGAGATTTAACAACCTATATTCCCACGAATGTTATCTCTATCACCGATGGGCAAATATACCTCACAACAGACCTGTTTAACCAAGGTGTGAGACCTGCTATCGATGTCGGCACCTCCGTTTCCCGGGTCGATAAGGATGCACAGGTTCCAGCCATGAAAGCAACCGAGGTTGCGGGGACCCTTAAACTCGATCTCGCGAGTTTCCGAGAAGTTGCTGCCTTTGCGCAATTTGGATCGGATTTAGATGCGTTAACACAATCTTTGCTCCTACGTGGCACACGGCTTGTTGAATTATTGAAACAACCCCAATATCAACCGATGCCTGTGGAACGCGAGGTTACCTCTATCTTCTGTGGCACCAACGGTTACTTAGATGATGTAGCGGAAACGGAAGTGGCTCGGTTTGAATCCGAGTTCTTGCAATACCTTGATAGGAATCATGCAGAACTCCTCTCAGAAATCGCAGAAACCGGTCAGTTGAGTGATGAATTGCTTGAAACCCTGCATGCTGCCGTAAAAGCATTCAAGGAAAATTGGAGTGATACCCCACCGCAAGTACAAGGACAGGATGCAGACACAGAAGAAGCACCGGTAGAAGGTGAATAGTCATGGCAACCCTACGAGAGATTCGGCGGCGTATCGCCAGCATTCAAAATATTGAGCAGGTGACCGATGCAATGCGCGTTGTCGCTGCAGCGCGCCTCCGCCGTGCACAAGAAAATATCGTTGCAACGCGACCTTACGCTGAAAAACTGAACACTATCCTCGGGCATCTTATCTCACAGATAGATATGGGAGAACAGGCGTTGACACATCCACTTCTTGAAACGCGTGAGATAAAGCATGCCTGCATCATCTCTGTCTCCGCCGACCGAGGGTTGTGCGGAAGTTTCAACAGCAACGTTATTCGGACAACCACACAACGTATAGAACACTATCAAGAAAGCGGCGCGAATGTAACGCTTATCTGCATCGGGAGACGAGGGCAAGAGCATTTTACCCGCCGCGGCTACGACATTACTGATTCATACATTAATATTTTCCGCCAACTTGAATTCCAAACAGCCATTGACGTTGTCCACGAGTTTGAACATCTTTATACTGATAAAAAAATTGACAAAGTTGAGGTTATCTACAACAATTTCAAGTCTGCTATTCTCCAGACCGTGCTTGTTGAGCAACTCCTTCCGTTAGTACCTGAGATACCTGAAGGTGATACACATTTCTTAGATTATGTCTATGAGCCAGGGCAGATCGAACTCTTTGAAATGTTACTTGGGAAACACTTGAATATGCAAATGTGGAAAGTGCTTCTGGATTCCAACGCGGCGGAGCAAGCCGCAAGGATGGCAGCGATGGAAAACGCCACACAAAAGGCGAAAGAACTCATCGACGAGTTGATTCTCCAGCGCAACAGAGCACGTCAAACACAGATTACAACAGAAATTTCTGAGATTGTAAGCGGTGCAGCCGCACTAGAGAGTTAAAGGTAGCAGGCAGACTCCGTTCTGCCGTGAGGAGGTTCCAGATGCCGATCAACGTCAATAAACAGATCGAAGAGGCGATGGAACGTGGTGAATTCGCGAATTTGCCAGGCAAAGGTAAACCGCTCAAATTCGACACGAATCCTTACCTTACCCCTCAAGCGCGGATAGCAAACCGACTCCTGAAAGAGAACAGTTTTGCCCCTCGGTGGATTGAGTTAGAGAAAGAAATCAAGCAAGAAAAAACACAGATTGAAAGAGTCCTCGTAAACTTGAAAGCCCGCCGAGAGCGGTTAGTTGCTATCATCCAGCAGTATCCGTATCGGCGTGAAGTCATCAGTCGGACTTTTGAGCACGAACGTGCCCGTGGTATTGCACAGTATAGTGAAAAACTCGAAAACTTGAATCAGAAAATCCAACGCGTGAATCTTCTGATGCCAACGCGAAATCGGCAACACGCGTTAATCAATCGATCACAGATGCTCGCTCGCTTCCAAAAGGCATGTCCCGGGCTCTGATTGTGTATAGACGTGCGCAGTGTGTTTCAGAGGACTGTAACTTGGGAGTGCTCGTACGAAATAGAAGTATCAGTACCAGTAGGTATCGGTTATCAGTTAAAAAAGCAGGCTGTAATAATTCAGCACTTCCTAAAATCCTCCAAGTTTGGGAAGATTTTTACAAAATACCTCTTAACCGACAACTGATAACTGACCACCATATAAAAAAGGAAAATCTCATGAACCAAGGAAAAATATTAGAAGTTGTGGGGGCACGAGTAGACATAGATTTTTCGGAAGGCGAATTGCCGGATATTCTCAATGCTCTTAAAGTTCAACGTTACGACGGAAGTGAGTTGATACTCGAAGTGCAACAGCATTTAGGGGAACATCGGGTGCGCGCTGTGGCAATGGATACAACAGACGGCTTAGTCCGT
This region includes:
- the atpH gene encoding ATP synthase F1 subunit delta gives rise to the protein MRDIRVAKPYARALYDAAVEQNALADIVRDVERLRELIEASEELTQLIHSPVLSPQFKSETFQQLFTDAMHPLTINFFRLLTLKQRERYLTAIMDVFSVIVDEAAGRLVAQVTTAVPLTSEQAERLTEQLSAYSGKQVRLETTTDAQIQGGFIVQLDDTVFDASVATQLQRLRQQLAKG
- the atpA gene encoding F0F1 ATP synthase subunit alpha; protein product: MAREVRPDEISNILKQQLQQFEQDVDVYDSGTVLEVGDGIARVHGLANAMASEMIEFPNDIYGIAFNLEEDNVGCVLFGEDQLIHEGDTAKRTGRLAEVPVGEALLGRIVDALGQPIDGLGDIETEHRLPVEQKGLGIVQRQPVSEPLYTGLKAIDSLTPIGRGQRELIIGDRRTGKTAIAIDAILSQRNTDVYCIYVAIGQKGSTLAQVANTLREHNAMEYTTIVSAPASDPSPLQYLAPYSGTSMGEYFRDNGKHALIIYDDLTKHAWAYRQMSLLSRRPPGREAYPGDVFYLHSRLLERAAKLSDELGGGSLTALPIIEIFEGDLTTYIPTNVISITDGQIYLTTDLFNQGVRPAIDVGTSVSRVDKDAQVPAMKATEVAGTLKLDLASFREVAAFAQFGSDLDALTQSLLLRGTRLVELLKQPQYQPMPVEREVTSIFCGTNGYLDDVAETEVARFESEFLQYLDRNHAELLSEIAETGQLSDELLETLHAAVKAFKENWSDTPPQVQGQDADTEEAPVEGE
- the atpG gene encoding ATP synthase F1 subunit gamma, translating into MATLREIRRRIASIQNIEQVTDAMRVVAAARLRRAQENIVATRPYAEKLNTILGHLISQIDMGEQALTHPLLETREIKHACIISVSADRGLCGSFNSNVIRTTTQRIEHYQESGANVTLICIGRRGQEHFTRRGYDITDSYINIFRQLEFQTAIDVVHEFEHLYTDKKIDKVEVIYNNFKSAILQTVLVEQLLPLVPEIPEGDTHFLDYVYEPGQIELFEMLLGKHLNMQMWKVLLDSNAAEQAARMAAMENATQKAKELIDELILQRNRARQTQITTEISEIVSGAAALES
- a CDS encoding DUF1992 domain-containing protein — translated: MPINVNKQIEEAMERGEFANLPGKGKPLKFDTNPYLTPQARIANRLLKENSFAPRWIELEKEIKQEKTQIERVLVNLKARRERLVAIIQQYPYRREVISRTFEHERARGIAQYSEKLENLNQKIQRVNLLMPTRNRQHALINRSQMLARFQKACPGL